A single genomic interval of Fusarium verticillioides 7600 chromosome 8, whole genome shotgun sequence harbors:
- a CDS encoding hypothetical protein (At least one base has a quality score < 10) — MVPIAELGRRLIPRILDDMSRDEPDRVIYSITKSADISEGFDEITARDFADAVNKTAWWLEGLAGKSESFQTIGYIGLHDIRYFLLNLACVKVGYQVIFLSPGNSIEAALGLLEATKCALWVHPVDYPPYPLVEKIQQTRELRILEIPTVAELLEASSSPNYPYIKTYDEAMGDPFCILHTSGTTGLPKPIYLSNGLLATMDAARILPPFEGDNGTRPWATLYEKGDRLYSPCVLLHGPGIFMNLFATFLFDTHSVMGPVGVHPDMNLLASLADHGNIDIWHFMPVYVNELGQRPEVLEKFRSSKFIGAGGGPVSTELAAKVNEVVRNLIIKHLRKPNLWLYMGRSNDIICLEDAQKLSPIETENMICAHPSVKGCVMIGNGQKFACLMVELKDDTPRDTKTIQGLRESLGDIVDQADQNQLLRGYLRRDYIIIAVPKRPLRRTEKGTISRRAALQLYEEDIDMFYRLKGEATVGVGQRVAGGA; from the exons ATGGTACCCATCGCAGAACTCGGCAGGAGGCTCATTCCTCGTATCCTGGATGACATGTCTAGAGATGAACCGGATCGAGTTATCTactccatcaccaagtcTGCTGATATCTCTGAGGGTTTTGACGAGATCACGGCTCGCGACTTTGCTGACGCGGTGAACAAGACCGCCTGGTGGCTGGAAGGCCTTGCTGGCAAGAGCGAATCGTTTCAGACGATTGGCTATATTGGACTAC ATGACATCCGCTATTTTCTGCTGAACTTGGCATGTGTCAAAGTCGGATACCAA GTCATCTTTCTGTCGCCAGGTAACAGCATTGAAGCTGCGCTGGGTCTTCTCGAAGCGACAAAATGTGCCCTTTGGGTTCATCCCGTCGACTACCCACCGTATCCTCTGGTCGAAAAGATCCAACAGACCCGGGAACTGCGTATTCTAGAGATCCCCACTGTCGCTGAACTCCTCGAAGCGTCTAGCTCACCTAATTATCCTTACATCAAGACCTACGACGAAGCTATGGGTGACCCGTTCTGCATCCTCCATACATCTGGTACCACAGGACTGCCGAAGCCTATTTACCTCAGCAACGGCTTGCTTGCTACCATGGACGCCGCTCGCATTTTACCACCGTTTGAGGGTGACAATGGGACTCGTCCGTGGGCAACCTTGTATGAAAAGGGCGATAGACTGTATTCCCCTTGTGTACTTCTTCAT GGTCCCGGGATCTTCATGAACCTGTTTGCGACGTTCCTTTTTGACACGCATAGCGTCATGGGTCCCGTCGGCGTTCACCCTGACATGAATCTGCTTGCGTCACTTGCAGACCATGGCAACATTGATATTTGGCACTTCATGCCTGTGTACGTCAATGAACTGGGCCAACGCCCAGAAGTACTAGAAAAGTTCAGATCATCCAAGTTTATCGGAGCTGGTGGAG GTCCTGTTAGCACAGAGCTCGCCGCCAAGGTGAACGAAGTCGTACGTA acttAATCATCAAACACCTGAGAAAGCCTAATCTCTGGCTTTACATGGGTAGAAGTAACGACATCATCTGTTTGGAAGATGCGCAGAAGCTGTCTCCCATTGAGACGGAGAACATGATCTGTGCTCATCCCAGTGTCAAAGGATGTGTCATG ATTGGGAACGGGCAGAAGTTTGCGTGTCTGATGGTAGAGCTGAAAGACGACACGCCAAGAGATACAAAAACCATTCAAGGGCTGAGGGAAAGTCTTGGGGATATTGTTGATCAAGCAGATCAAAATCAGTTGCTGAGGGGCTACTTGAGAAGAGATTATATTATCATCGCGGTTCCCAAGCGCCCTCTTCGACGGACTGAGAAAGGGACTATTTCGCGTCGAGCTGCTTTACAGCTCTacgaagaagacatcgatATGTTTTATCGCTTGAAGGGAGAAGCGACTGTAGGTGTTGGCCAACGTGTAGCTGGAGGGGCATAG